A stretch of Phragmites australis chromosome 12, lpPhrAust1.1, whole genome shotgun sequence DNA encodes these proteins:
- the LOC133887199 gene encoding uncharacterized protein LOC133887199: MSSKEKPTLGGTRIKTRKRNIAAPLDPASFSDAIVQIYLDNGGDLELVAKSIESSDLNFSRYGDTFFEVVFIGGRTQPGTIKPEEEGEHHPYSVLDCASQREAILPYVLYIQKTLRRRPFLIKNLENVMRKFLQSLEFFEENERKKLAIFTALAFSQKLSGLPTETVFQPLLKDNLVSKGIVLSFITEFFKEYLKENSLDDLIALLKKGKMEDNLLDFFPSTKRSSEALAEHFIKEGLTSLVEYNEKVMFEVKLKEIKSTLTTMINEEAEISEVTETVKQQVKDAKFPDIDVIRMLWDVLMEAVQWSGKNQQQNSNSALRQVKAWAGLLNAFCTSGRLELELIYNVQTRCYEDAKLMKLFPEIIRTLYDQDVLAEDTILLWFRKGSNQKGRQSFVKALEPFVKWLEEAEEEE; the protein is encoded by the exons AGGCACGCGGATCAAGACCCGCAAGCGGAACATCGCAGCTCCTTTGGACCCTGCATCATTCTCGGATGCAATTGTCCAGATTTATCTGGATAATGGTGGAGATCTG GAACTTGTCGCCAAAAGCATTGAGTCCTCAGATCTCAACTTTTCACGTTACGGTGACACCTTTTTTGAG GTCGTTTTTATTGGAGGGCGCACTCAGCCTGGTACAATAAAacctgaagaagaaggagaacaTCACCCTTATTCTGTCCTGGATTGTGCATCGCAGCGCGAAGCAATTTTGCCTTATGTTCTCTATATTCAGAAAACTTTACGCAGGAGGCCTTTCTTAATAAAGAACCTTGAAAATGTTATGCGCAAATTCCTCCAATCCTTGGAATTCTTTGAGGAAAATGAGAGGAAGAAACTCGCCATTTTCACGGCACTTGCATTTTCTCAGAAGTTATCAGGTCTTCCAACAGAGACTGTATTTCAGCCATTGCTCAAGGATAATCTTGTTTCCAAAGGGATAGTGCTTTCATTCATTACTGAGTTCTTTAAAGAATATCTGAAAGAGAACAGTTTGGATGATCTAATTGCACTTTTGAAGAAAGGCAAAATGGAGGACAATTTGCTAGACTTTTTCCCATCAACAAAGAGGTCCTCTGAGGCTTTAGCTGAACATTTCAT CAAGGAAGGTTTGACTAGCCTTGTTGAGTACAATGAAAAGGTAATGTTTGAAGTTAAACTTAAGGAGATAAAGTCAACACTGACTACCATGATCAATGAAGAGGCTGAAATATCTGAAGTCACTGAGACTGTCAAGCAGCAAGTTAAAGATGCTAAGTTTCCTGATATTGATGTTATCCGCATGCTGTGGGATGTGCTTATGGAAGCTGTTCAGTGGTCTGGAAAGAACCAGCAGCAAAATTCCAATTCAGCACTTCGGCAG GTGAAAGCATGGGCTGGCCTTTTGAATGCTTTTTGCACAAGTGGCAGACTAGAATTGGAACTTATATACAATGTTCAGACACGGTGCTATGAGGATGCTAAGCTGATGAAGCTGTTTCCTGAAATTATAAGAACACTGTATGATCAAGATGTCCTAGCTGAAGATACTATCCTTCTTTGGTTCCGTAAAGGTTCAAACCAGAAGGGCAG GCAATCTTTTGTGAAAGCTCTGGAACCTTTTGTCAAATGGCTCGAGGAGGCTGAGGAGGAAGAATAA